In the Moraxella osloensis genome, TGGCGGCACTTTATTTTTGGATGAAATCGGCGATATGCCTTTACCGACCCAGACGCGTTTGCTGCGCGTCTTGGCAAATGGTGAGTTTTACCGTGTCGGTGGTCTCAAACCCATTAAAGTCGATGTACGTATCATCGCAGCGACCCATCAAAACTTAGAAACCCTAGTCCAGCAAGGCAAGTTTCGTGAAGATTTGTTTTATCGGCTCAATGTCATTCGACTGGCGCTACCTTCCCTACGTGAGCGCCGCGAAGACATTCCGCTGTTAATCGATTTTTTTATGCAAAATATCGCCAAAAGCATGCATACCCCCACCAAAACCATCACGCCGTCTGCGATGCATATTTTACAAAGCTATCCTTGGCAAGGTAACGTGCGTCAACTTGAAAATACTTGCCGCTGGCTCAGTGTGATGACAACAGGGCAAACCATTCAGCCCAGTGATTTGCCACCCGAGATTTTACAAGCGTTTGAATCGCAAGATAGCACGCCTGTAACTGCGCGTGAGCCCAATACACATAAGACACATACCTATCAGCCCGACACTCAGTTTGAGGCACCTGCTAGCGAACATCCATCATCTTTACCAGCTCCGAGTAACACCCCCAGTGCTAGTTCCAATTTGAGTACCAATTCGAGTGAGCTGCCAACGCCTTTGTCCACTACGACGGTCATACCGACCTTGCACGCACCACAAACTGTCGCAACCGCAGATTGGATCACCCCGCTGCAAGTTTGGGCACAACAAGCACTGGCTGAAGGACAGTATGACATATTGCAAACCGCTTATCCGATGTTTGAGAAATGTTTGCTTGAAGTGGCACTCGCCCATACTGCTCAGCATAAAGGACAAGCGGCTGACCTACTCGGTTGGGGGCGCAATACCGTGACCCGAAAATACCAACAGTTGATTGAAGGCAGACCCGTTAAGCCATCATGATTGAGACAAGGTCAACTCACCCAGCACTGGTTATCATAAAAAATGGCTGTCAGTCGGTCGTTACTGACCTACAGCCACTATCAGCTTCAAATCCACTCAACCATACCGAACTTTGGTACGGGGTATGGCATTCGACTCACTCCCCGCCTACTGCCGTTGTGGTTAAACAATTACTACCTCACTTTAGCGCAACCAATCTCGCCCATTTTAAGCAAGAAATTAACGCCCTTCATCATTGCCAAAGCCTGGCGATTGACAGCACCAATGCGACAAGCGGCATTCCCACGCTGTATGCTTCAAACCTT is a window encoding:
- a CDS encoding sigma 54-interacting transcriptional regulator — encoded protein: MILEDTLTDSGFQVQTFGNAQSAWRLLQDSGQDSQAKSDNSAALPSVIVTDIRMPMMNGLDFSSKIKQDFAQIPVIIMTAHADVQSAVDSYQSGAFDYLPKPFELDDAIAMVKKACLQSQSNQAQKRKKPENHNDSLIRDARQQPTEPVTAEPEKTTTNPSGIIGQSIAMQKVFRAIGRLSHMPMTVLITGESGTGKELIASALHEHSPRKSKPFIALNMAAIPHDLIEAELFGHEKGAFTGATTTRQGRFEQAHGGTLFLDEIGDMPLPTQTRLLRVLANGEFYRVGGLKPIKVDVRIIAATHQNLETLVQQGKFREDLFYRLNVIRLALPSLRERREDIPLLIDFFMQNIAKSMHTPTKTITPSAMHILQSYPWQGNVRQLENTCRWLSVMTTGQTIQPSDLPPEILQAFESQDSTPVTAREPNTHKTHTYQPDTQFEAPASEHPSSLPAPSNTPSASSNLSTNSSELPTPLSTTTVIPTLHAPQTVATADWITPLQVWAQQALAEGQYDILQTAYPMFEKCLLEVALAHTAQHKGQAADLLGWGRNTVTRKYQQLIEGRPVKPS